The following proteins come from a genomic window of Nicotiana tomentosiformis chromosome 12, ASM39032v3, whole genome shotgun sequence:
- the LOC104120296 gene encoding protein ENHANCED DISEASE RESISTANCE 2-like isoform X2: MSKVVHEGWMVRYGRRKIGKSFLHMRYFVLETRLLAYYKTKPQGNAAPIKTLQIDGNFRVEDRGLKTHHGQMVYVLSVYNMKEKYDQITMAAFNIQDSLSWKEKIESVIDQHQEAQGGNRSKYNEFKSGTDSTGRTASDHESPFSAADDEEDSQPNLMRGTTMGNGPPESVVDWTKESESDLANPKYRRLLYCQNGLRIFEELLNVDLLPKGCSRAMKAVGVVEATCEEIFELVMSMDATRFEWDCSFQYGSLVEEVDGHTAILYHRLQLDWFPRFIWPRDLCYVRYWRRNDDGSYVVLFRSREHKNCGPLPGYVRAHIESGGFNISPLKPRNGRPRTQVQHLMQIDLKGWGVGFIASFQQHCLFQMLNSVAGLREYFSQTDERAAAPRIPVMVNMTSPSISSKKSQKQSHHRTPSLDQIRAANRNASMMDEYSDEDEDFQGTDQEVSSPGLDQDTIKTALEEEPLDQIDLSTFSGNLRRDENDNGRDCWTISDGKNFRLRGKNFCSDKTKVPAGKPLMDLVAVDWFKDTKRMDHVARRTGCAAQVATEKGLFSLVINLQVPGSTHYSMIFYFVMKKLIPGSLLQRFVDGDDEFRNSRMKLIPSVPKGSWIVRQSVGSSPCLLGKAVDCNYIRGPKYLEIDVDVGSSTVANGVMGLVIGVITTLVVDMAFVVQGNTPDELPEPLIGAARVCHIELSSAVVPKLESDTSTE; encoded by the exons GCTCCAATCAAGACACTTCAAATTGATGGCAATTTTCGCGTGGAGGACCGAGGCTTAAAGACTCATCATGGACAA ATGGTTTATGTCTTATCTGTTTATAACATGAAAGAGAAGTATGATCAAATCACG ATGGCAGCTTTCAACATTCAGGACTCACTTAGTTGGAAAGAAAAAATCGAGTCTGTGATTGATCAG CATCAAGAGGCACAAGGTGGTAATCGTAGCAAGTACAATGAATTTAAATCAGGGACGGACAGTACAGGGAGGACCGCTTCAGATCATGAAAGTCC GTTTAGTGCTGCTGATGATGAAGAAGATTCTCAACCAAACTTGATGCGCGGAACAACAATGGGAAATG GTCCTCCTGAATCTGTGGTTGACTGGACAAAGGAATCAGAGTCAGATTTAGCAAACCCGAAATATAGGCGCTTACTTTACTGCCAAAACG GGCTTCGCATTTTTGAGGAGCTTCTCAATGTTGATTTACTA CCAAAGGGCTGTAGTAGAGCTATGAAGGCAGTTGGCGTCGTGGAGGCTACTTGTGAAGAAATATTTGAGCTTGTAATGAGCATGGACGCAACACGTTTTGA GTGGGATTGTAGCTTCCAATATGGTAGTTTAGTTGAGGAGGTAGATGGACACACAGCAATACTCTATCACAGACTTCAACTCGACTGGTTCCCAAG GTTTATTTGGCCTCGGGATCTTTGTTATGTACGTTATTGGCGTCGAAATGATGATGGCAGTTATG TTGTGTTATTTCGTTCTCGGGAGCATAAGAATTGTGGTCCATTACCCGGATATGTTCGAGCTCACATTGAAA GTGGCGGATTCAATATTTCACCCCTAAAACCGCGTAATGGCAGGCCGAGAACTCAAGTGCAGCATCTTATGCAGATAGATCTGAAAGGGTGGGGTGTAGGCTTCATCGCATCATTTCAGCAACATTGTCTGTTTCAGATGTTAAATAGTGTTGCTG GACTCCGTGAATACTTTTCTCAAACTGATGAGAGGGCTGCTGCTCCAAGAATTCCAGTTATGGTTAATATGACCTCACCATCTATCTCTTCCAAGAAGAGCCAAAAACAGTCTCATCATCGTACTCCATCTTTAGACCAAATACGCGCTGCAAATAGAAATGCATCGATGATGGATGAGTACTCTGATGAAGACGAAGATTTTCAAGGCACTGATCAAGAG GTATCATCACCCGGGCTTGACCAAGACACGATTAAAACTG cacttgaagaagaacctCTGGACCAAATTGATTTGTCCACTTTTTCGGGTAATCTTCGACGAGATGAGAATGACAATGGTCGCGACTGCTGGACAATATCGGATGGAAAGAATTTCAGACTTCGTGGCAAGAATTTTTGCAGTGACAAAACAAAG GTTCCAGCTGGTAAACCTCTCATGGATCTCGTCGCTGTTGACTGGTTCAAAGATACTAAACGAATGGACCATGTCGCTAGACGCACTGGTTGTGCAGCACAA GTTGCTACAGAAAAAGGACTCTTTTCTTTGGTTATAAATTTGCAA GTACCTGGATCAACACACTACAGCATGATTTTCTATTTTGTCATGAAAAAGTTAATACCTGGTTCGCTATTGCAACGGTTTGTTGATGGAGATGATGAGTTCCGGAATAGTAGAATGAAGCTAATCCCATCAGTGCCAAAG GGATCGTGGATTGTGCGTCAGAGTGTAGGAAGTTCCCCCTGTTTACTGGGGAAGGCAGTTGATTGCAACTATATACGCGGTCCCAAGTATTTGGAG attgatgttgatgttggtTCTTCTACTGTGGCAAATGGAGTAATGGGGCTTGTCATTGGCGTAATCACGACACTAGTAGTTGACATGGCTTTTGTTGTACAG GGCAACACCCCTGATGAGTTGCCGGAGCCGCTTATAGGCGCGGCACGTGTTTGTCATATAGAACTGTCATCTGCTGTTGTACCAAAGCTGGAGTCTGATACATCGACAGAATAA
- the LOC104120296 gene encoding protein ENHANCED DISEASE RESISTANCE 2-like isoform X1, protein MSKVVHEGWMVRYGRRKIGKSFLHMRYFVLETRLLAYYKTKPQGNAAPIKTLQIDGNFRVEDRGLKTHHGQMVYVLSVYNMKEKYDQITMAAFNIQDSLSWKEKIESVIDQHQEAQGGNRSKYNEFKSGTDSTGRTASDHESPFSAADDEEDSQPNLMRGTTMGNVAGPPESVVDWTKESESDLANPKYRRLLYCQNGLRIFEELLNVDLLPKGCSRAMKAVGVVEATCEEIFELVMSMDATRFEWDCSFQYGSLVEEVDGHTAILYHRLQLDWFPRFIWPRDLCYVRYWRRNDDGSYVVLFRSREHKNCGPLPGYVRAHIESGGFNISPLKPRNGRPRTQVQHLMQIDLKGWGVGFIASFQQHCLFQMLNSVAGLREYFSQTDERAAAPRIPVMVNMTSPSISSKKSQKQSHHRTPSLDQIRAANRNASMMDEYSDEDEDFQGTDQEVSSPGLDQDTIKTALEEEPLDQIDLSTFSGNLRRDENDNGRDCWTISDGKNFRLRGKNFCSDKTKVPAGKPLMDLVAVDWFKDTKRMDHVARRTGCAAQVATEKGLFSLVINLQVPGSTHYSMIFYFVMKKLIPGSLLQRFVDGDDEFRNSRMKLIPSVPKGSWIVRQSVGSSPCLLGKAVDCNYIRGPKYLEIDVDVGSSTVANGVMGLVIGVITTLVVDMAFVVQGNTPDELPEPLIGAARVCHIELSSAVVPKLESDTSTE, encoded by the exons GCTCCAATCAAGACACTTCAAATTGATGGCAATTTTCGCGTGGAGGACCGAGGCTTAAAGACTCATCATGGACAA ATGGTTTATGTCTTATCTGTTTATAACATGAAAGAGAAGTATGATCAAATCACG ATGGCAGCTTTCAACATTCAGGACTCACTTAGTTGGAAAGAAAAAATCGAGTCTGTGATTGATCAG CATCAAGAGGCACAAGGTGGTAATCGTAGCAAGTACAATGAATTTAAATCAGGGACGGACAGTACAGGGAGGACCGCTTCAGATCATGAAAGTCC GTTTAGTGCTGCTGATGATGAAGAAGATTCTCAACCAAACTTGATGCGCGGAACAACAATGGGAAATG TGGCAGGTCCTCCTGAATCTGTGGTTGACTGGACAAAGGAATCAGAGTCAGATTTAGCAAACCCGAAATATAGGCGCTTACTTTACTGCCAAAACG GGCTTCGCATTTTTGAGGAGCTTCTCAATGTTGATTTACTA CCAAAGGGCTGTAGTAGAGCTATGAAGGCAGTTGGCGTCGTGGAGGCTACTTGTGAAGAAATATTTGAGCTTGTAATGAGCATGGACGCAACACGTTTTGA GTGGGATTGTAGCTTCCAATATGGTAGTTTAGTTGAGGAGGTAGATGGACACACAGCAATACTCTATCACAGACTTCAACTCGACTGGTTCCCAAG GTTTATTTGGCCTCGGGATCTTTGTTATGTACGTTATTGGCGTCGAAATGATGATGGCAGTTATG TTGTGTTATTTCGTTCTCGGGAGCATAAGAATTGTGGTCCATTACCCGGATATGTTCGAGCTCACATTGAAA GTGGCGGATTCAATATTTCACCCCTAAAACCGCGTAATGGCAGGCCGAGAACTCAAGTGCAGCATCTTATGCAGATAGATCTGAAAGGGTGGGGTGTAGGCTTCATCGCATCATTTCAGCAACATTGTCTGTTTCAGATGTTAAATAGTGTTGCTG GACTCCGTGAATACTTTTCTCAAACTGATGAGAGGGCTGCTGCTCCAAGAATTCCAGTTATGGTTAATATGACCTCACCATCTATCTCTTCCAAGAAGAGCCAAAAACAGTCTCATCATCGTACTCCATCTTTAGACCAAATACGCGCTGCAAATAGAAATGCATCGATGATGGATGAGTACTCTGATGAAGACGAAGATTTTCAAGGCACTGATCAAGAG GTATCATCACCCGGGCTTGACCAAGACACGATTAAAACTG cacttgaagaagaacctCTGGACCAAATTGATTTGTCCACTTTTTCGGGTAATCTTCGACGAGATGAGAATGACAATGGTCGCGACTGCTGGACAATATCGGATGGAAAGAATTTCAGACTTCGTGGCAAGAATTTTTGCAGTGACAAAACAAAG GTTCCAGCTGGTAAACCTCTCATGGATCTCGTCGCTGTTGACTGGTTCAAAGATACTAAACGAATGGACCATGTCGCTAGACGCACTGGTTGTGCAGCACAA GTTGCTACAGAAAAAGGACTCTTTTCTTTGGTTATAAATTTGCAA GTACCTGGATCAACACACTACAGCATGATTTTCTATTTTGTCATGAAAAAGTTAATACCTGGTTCGCTATTGCAACGGTTTGTTGATGGAGATGATGAGTTCCGGAATAGTAGAATGAAGCTAATCCCATCAGTGCCAAAG GGATCGTGGATTGTGCGTCAGAGTGTAGGAAGTTCCCCCTGTTTACTGGGGAAGGCAGTTGATTGCAACTATATACGCGGTCCCAAGTATTTGGAG attgatgttgatgttggtTCTTCTACTGTGGCAAATGGAGTAATGGGGCTTGTCATTGGCGTAATCACGACACTAGTAGTTGACATGGCTTTTGTTGTACAG GGCAACACCCCTGATGAGTTGCCGGAGCCGCTTATAGGCGCGGCACGTGTTTGTCATATAGAACTGTCATCTGCTGTTGTACCAAAGCTGGAGTCTGATACATCGACAGAATAA